The Zootoca vivipara chromosome 5, rZooViv1.1, whole genome shotgun sequence genome includes the window ATTGCACCctatatttctatcccactttttaaCTAGAgtcctcaaagcagctaacaacatTTATAAATGCAACAGATACACAAAGAGCCAcatgcttaaaacaaacaaacaaacaaccagccCCACTGGAGCTGGAACTGACTGCAGATATtccttcctgcatggcagggtgAAGGAGTCTGAGTGGTGTAGGTCCCACTCCCAATCTTGCTGCCTACCTCCCttgttcctttcttccttcccacaGACATGCAGATGGGGGGCAGTCCAACTGGAGCAAACCCTGTCTTGTCTGCCTTCCTCACGCTCTTCTTCCTTCCCACTTCTTCATGCCAGGAAGACATGTGCCAGCAACTGAAGCACTGAAACTGGGAATCCTAGATGGGATTGTGGAAGGAAAAACAATCGAAGCAGCCATAAACTTAGCAGAAAAAGTAGTAGGTAAGAGGTATTAACTGTATTGGGCGGCAGCAGAACACAAGAGTCATGACCTGAAGCCCGGTCTAATATAAGCCCAAATGTGGAAAAACGCCATAGACAAATATcagtgaaaatatttatttagcagagcaatcctatgcatgtttattcagaagtgttGAGTGGGGCTCATTCCCTGGTacataagtgtgcataggacagTAACCTTACTAAGGTACAACATTGGAATGGTACAAAGCCCTGATACACAGGATAGTTGGTGGAAAATAATAAGACTGTATTTCCAAATCATAAATGTCCATACAAAAATCCTTGGTTAATTTGATGCCCTGCCAATTAACTGGTGAagctgttttatatgtttttgtttttcaaataaagctATATATCAATGATCTGAATATCAATGATCAAGGCATTCCAAAAACAttgcttttttcaaaataatCACATGACTAAGGTAGGAGTTCATGCAGCCTTGGTTGTCCTTAGTCAATATAACCTTGTTCTCATTGGGGTGGAAGAGCGTTCCCTGAAATGTTACTCCAGTTGTTCTTATTTATTGCTGATCATGGCAAATTTTTACTGGACCTTTATTGTCTTattgtttattgtgtttttattctaaCATATTCAATGTTAGGTAGTATATAAATGTTGTAAATATATGTCTGAAAACAGTAATTCATGTCgggtatggggaacctgtggccttccagatgttgatggactacaactcccatcatccctgactatccttggccatgctggctgaagctgatgggagttgggagtcaacaccaggcatccccaaacttcggccctccagatgttttggactacaattcccatcttcccccgaccactggtcctgttagctagggatcatgggagttgtaggccaaaacatctggagggccgcagtttggggatgcctggtcaacacCATCCGGAAAGCCATAGCTTTCCCAGTCCTGTAATATTTGCCATCACAGCACTGAATGTCCTCCTGTGTTCCACCAAGGCTCTTTGCCTGGGTCTGCTAAAACATAGGAGTTACAATACCCCTGGCAGGCCAAAATACACGGCTCAAGGCTTTGGTGGGTGTGTAAATCCATTCCCAAAAGAGGTAAATACTCCCCAAGGAAGTTTGGGAGCCTTCCCTTAGAACCTTCCAAGCAAGGACTTTCTATAACTTGCACAAAACAATCTGCTATGCTGCTAATCTGGTTTTGCAGTTATTAACTTCTTTCTATGGTTTAACCTAAATCTGCTTTCTGTTTCCACCATTTAGCAGTTTTCATATATTTGTCTGTTTACTTCTTTGTTGATATCCAGGCATCTGCTGTGCAGTGAGTTAAAGGACAAACGCCGGCAGGACCCTACAGGAGCACCTGAGGCCTGTCTAAATCACTGAGCAGCACATTCCTTGGTGCATATACCTCGTGAAAATGTGTCTATGCGGAGTCAGTGTCAACAAATGGCTGGCCTATAATTTTGGAGTTGAGCATCATTACTGCCAGTTGTAACGAAAACACAATTGGTTAGAAATTTTAAAACAGAGACACGCTTGCGACTGAGCGGGTCTAATAATCACACGGTCAAGAAACGCCTATTTTACGAAACACAAGCAAGCTTAATGCGACAAACGTAAGCATGGCCAACAGGTgactagcagcacaatcctatacatccctactcagaagtaagtcccattgagcttaaGTGGTGCTACTGGCACTTACAACAGTTGGAGTAGCACAAGCACCAGATTGGCTACACTGGTGTGCTTGGTAGCTCTGATCTCATTGCTGCCCTGTCCAATACCAGTAAGTGACAGCAACACTGCTGTGGGGAGGGAGGCTGTAcactcctgccctgccctgctggtCATTCCTGGTAAGagagtataagattgcagccaatGGCTGTCATCTTGTGCATGCTTCCCTGCAGAGAACCTCAATGAGCAAGTAGCATTTACTTCTGATTAAAATATTCATAGAATTCTGctgttaatatatattttttaagcacCAGAAAACAAATTATCGAACAACTAGATCTTTCCACATTTGGCTACCCATAAAGTCGTACTTCTTCTCACTACTCTTCTGAAGGCAATAGTTGGTGAGACATTTCCAATGCACAGAGGTCCACATTTCAAGCAGGATGACTTCAGGGTACTGCTGACTGAGTCACTGAGGCTGCTGTCCTATACGCACACTTACTAGGGATTGGGAGAGcagtttgattcagttcacaattTTCGGCAATCCTACTgactttgcactttctgaaacgatATGTGAATTGAAACAGACATTCTTCAAATTctgcagttctccacattttgccatgcagctctccagccaagtaatgtttactaaaatgcacatgctagggtaaaatatgcattcaaatgcatgtacagtattcaggaaaatatcatacaaaaattcattatataaaggaaaatagctttgggaaaatgggaatgttacacaaaactgcatacaaagatGAGCATATGAGGAGAAATCCATGCTAAAATCTAGTGATTTTCATGAagactaaaaacaaaaaaacctaagtAACTTATGAACTGATGAAGAAAGGTGGTGAACTAAGCTAAAGGgtgagaaaatgagaaactagaagaaaccaaaatggaccaATTCATCTATTCCTActagggaataagtcccattgaaaccaaaggggcttgcttttgaataaacatgcacagggttGCCCTGTGACCCTGTTCTACAGATTACTCAAGTGGTGTGCAACTTGCACCtctgtaaaaaaggggggagagtaTTCTCAATTCAGCTAGATGTCTTGTGAGCAAGGAACAGAAAATGTATTTGTGGGGGGAATATGTTTGCATCAGCTGTTTTTAACATCACACTATTCACTTTGTCCACCTGATGGCACTAAAACCTGGATAATAATGCTGCTTTCAGCATACAGCAGCAAATACCATCAATTTATCAGAGTTCCATAGTTCTTTGTGTTCATGGAGGCAGCTACTGTGCCATTGTTCAGATGAAGTCTGAACAGTGGCTGCCTTTTAATTCTAGGCTTTTTGAAGGAAAGACGGGGCACAAATGTAAAAAGAATATAAATGTTACCATTTAACTGTTGGTAATTCTACCCATGACACAACAAAGTTTGGAGCGTTTCAGTGCCCAGTAATCTGTATATCTGAGGAAGGTTTCCTGCAAAGCAGACCTTACTGTAATTATGTTGCCATAATTTTTCAATGGCGTTTCAAGCAGAGTTTGGGGGAGGTGAGCCTCCAGCTCTTGTCTGGGTGAGTCGcctgccaaaaacaaacaaacaaacaaaaccccatctCATCTCCTCTAAGAATCAATTAGAAAACACCAGTAATTGGTGACAAAGAGTGTAATTGGTAACAAAGAGTAATTGCTGACAAAGTGTGTTTGCAAACACATCGGGTTTGGGGTGGGGCTCAGATGCACTCCTATAGCGCACATTTCACTACCTACAGTCCACAGATGGTCACCTATGGCAGGTGGGGACAAGTATAGGCTGTGGTATCTGTGGACTTTAAAGTAAGTGGTAGACTGTCACTTTGAGATGATTACAATACGGCGTAAAACGGGAGGGAAACATCTGGACTGCAGTCCCAGtttggcctgtgaggctgtttcccacaaaccatgcccacctaCCCTGTACATGATGTCAAGTATGGGGCAGACATGGACTGACTAGTTTTATCGTCTTGATTTCTCTGTCCCTACAGGACAACCGTTGGACCCTCGCAGGCTCTGCCAAAAACAAACTCCCAGGCTACCCAACATGGAAGCCTTTCTTGATGCAGCTTTTGTGAAAGTGAAGAAGCAGGCCAGTGGGTGCCTCTCGCCAGAAATGTGTTTCCAAGCTGTAAAAGCCTCTGTGTACCTGCCATTTGCAGAAGGACTTCGCAGAGAAAGAGAGCTGTTCATGTTCCTCTTGACTTCAGGACAGGCTAAGGCATTGCAATATGCCTTCTTTGCACAAAGGTTGGTGCAGAAGTGGGCATTGCCCAGTGGAGCATCTTGGAAAACTGCAGTCCCTCAGCCAGTCCGGAGAGCAGCTGTGATAGGTAAGACTATAGGATTCCACGAGTTAAGCCATTTCTTGATATCTCGTTCTCGGTAGCAGTTGTAAAGTTCCTATTTTGTTCCCTGTTCATTCTTAAGCACCACCTAatttgcatgcaggagatccAAAATTGGTGTGTCACCTCTTCAGTCCCGGCTTCCCTTTTCAGTAGCTGCATCACTGTTTAGAGATCCTGGAGCTCAGCCATCCTTTGAATCTCCCAAtacagggggagaaaaggaaaccAATGGCCCATTATCCCTTCCTCTTCTGTGATAGGTTAAGTAGAGGGAGATTGTTTTGCTAagccagtataataataataatgtattggcTCTATGAAATTCCTGTATTTGGAATGTGATCTTTGAAAGTAGGTCTTCTGCAACAGATGCAGAAGATATTTTTGTCAGGTGTCATGCGGAGGTGACAGAAGGTGCACCTACACCCACACAGCCCATAAAGCCTCCTTTGCTTCTGGCCACAATGGGTAAAGGTTCAGCAAGAAAAGGGGGCTGTCAGGCTTGGGTTTCAAAGACTGCTTTCCCCTTGCACAGAGGCTGTTTACTGAAACGTACTTAATCATTTGTGGATGTATTCATCCCAATATGTTTTGTTGACAAGTACCTTTTAAGAAGCTTTCATCTCATTGTAGCGAGCCACTCTTCCCATTTTGGCGTTTCCTATTTCTCTAACAaccccccccctgaaaataatGCCTTCATTAATTTTTTATACAGGCAACTGAAATAAAGCTCTTTGATGCACTGCACAGATCTCTCAACAGTCCTTTGCTGTTTTGCATATTGATCGGTATACACTACTCAGTGGGAGACAGCTCTTTAAGTAGCCCAGCCCTTAGCAATGCCCCTTTGATTTTTAAGAGACTGCCAGCCATCTCGTCTCTCCCTCACCAGTTATTAGATACAGGATGTGTTTTGCTGCAGTGGGTGCAACCTGAGCTCTCTGCAAGCTCACCTCAGCATGAGGTAGCCTTGAGGACTGTGGCTTCATATgcccctttgcttcttccactttGCAATCTTAATTATCATTCTCTGCATGATTCATACCCCTTTAGAGCAAAAATCTCTATGTCGTCAGTTACATCTGCCAACAAGCCTGAACTCTCCAGTTGCTATGAACTCATCCACTGGAGAACTGACATTCATGTATAAGCAGCATGGAGCCTGAAGCTCAGCACATGTGGGAGGGATGTGGTTTATTGTTCAGTATGCAGACGTAAATGTGTGCCGACCTGATCTGCATTACCACATGGGCTTTGGTAGGAACAGTCTCCATTTTGAGTTTCATGGGAAATCATAAATGACAGGTTTGCTGCTAGACAAGTGACAGATATGCAAAATGGATATGTCTGTTATGGAAATACAGATACAGGTCAAAACAGAAATATTAATTCTGAATTATCATTGGAATGGAGCAAGAATAGTTTGCCCAGAGGATCTTACTCCAAGCTAATATTAATCTAGAGAATATGTAGTAGAAACACTAGCATCTACCAACATCTGTTTCTCATGTTGGCACCTTATTTGCATATTCTTCAGAGACTACCAAGAACTTTGAAATAAACCAGCACTTTAATTGAACATTTACAATCTGAATATGTTTCAATTCATTTTAAGCCAACTGAATACAAGTTTTCCATCATTATACATGGGTCACTGTGCGTTGCTACAAACTTGCTTCACTGCTTCGAGCAAACTGAATCTGAAATGCTTTTAAGGCAGTGCTAGGATGAATTTTGCATGACTGCTTGAGCATATCTGGTGCTCAGCTACCTAATAAATTGATTTGGTCCTCTTTTGTTGTAATATACAGAAGCAGGGTGTGGGTGTTAAGTTGTAAGGACAGCATTATCGAAATGAAGGTAACAACACTTGTCTGTGGTGGTTGCAATATATATAACACCGCCTCCCCTGCCCCTGCAAAACTTGAATGTGATCCAAGTCTTCTCTTCATTGCAATGGAGTCTGGGCTTCAGTATTAGACCTAAAACTCTCTTTAAAGAGCCAGTGTTGGGCCCTGCCCTTTGAATCTCCATTAATCTTCTGCATTGATCTAGAACTGGTTTTCTCAGATTCTTCTGTGTATAAAGAGACTTTTCATCCTTCCCCACTAACAGCCAAATTTGGAGAGATTCATAAACAGGatcatgcgtgtgtgtgtgtgtttaaataaggCGTAATCGCAGCTATAGATATCACTATGATTCAGATTTGGTCCACAGCAGTGGGCggcagagtttttttaaaaaacaatttccccaatgagctccccctcccccaaaaagctgtTGTGTGCCCCATATGGGGAAGTATACAGGCCCCATGCATACAGGGAACCAGCTAGAAATCAACCATACAACTAGAAAACTACAGTGGGAACTGAGGTCAGATCAACTACATGAGATGACttagaggggggaaaggactTCCAGacgtagtaaaggtaaaggtaaagggacccctgaccattaggtccaatcatgactggggttgcggcgctcatcttgcgttattggccgagggagccggcgtacagcttccaggtcatgtggccagtatgactaagctgcttctggtgaaccagaccaatgcacggaaacgccgtttaccttcccgctgtagatacctatttatctacttgcactttgatgtgcttttgaactgctaggttggcaggagctgggactgagcaacgggagctcatcccgtcacggggattgaaaccgctgatcttctgatcggcaagccctaggctctgttgtttaacccacagcgccacccgtgtcccagaaGTAGTAGGAAACATGTAAATAGAGAGAAACAGATTCcagcttttcttttcattgtcaatcaatcaaaacctttattggcatcatccaCAAACATTCACAAACATTCTTTTCATTGTGTCTTTGATCTTGTAAACTATTTTTCATCCCACAGTAGACTCGAGGACTGAGCCAAATTGCTACCTTGTTTAACCTGCATTACTAGGAATTGATCTTGTTTTACTGACAGCATAATTTCAGCTATTCTTCATAAAGCTGCTTTAGATTAATTTTTTAATCCCTGTAGTTTGTATTTCTTTGTCCAGCTAAAACAAGTCACATTCATAAACCTGATAATATGGGCcatgagtttttaaaataattaaatcacTGTACAGCAAAAGTGTTAGTCACATAGTTTTGACCCCTTTAGCAAGCCTTAGACATTGACAGCTGGTTCTAAATATTGTTTATTACAAAGTTTCCTCATTCTGATCTTTGGCCCCTGCAGTACAAAGGGATTTTGATCTGATCCTCATCAGGTAGCTGTCCCAGAACACAGATTGAGAAGCTGTCCAAATATAAAATCAGTGGGCTGAAACTAGAATGTATTGAGCATTTAGCAGGCCAGCCTAGATAGCTATCTCACTGAGGAAGCACCATGTGTAAGGCTCCATAAAGCTTTGAGCAGAAGGCTTTTGGGGAACATTGACTAATAGCAATTTGATGCAGCCTTTCTGGAATAAATGAAGATCAATAAGTTTTGAAAGCATGCTGCACATGCAAGAAGGTAACCACCACACTTCATGACAGAAAAGACGGTTAATCAGACAAAAGGTCACTTGATTGTGAGGAATTCCTATTCTGCTACAAGTTTATGCTGGCTGCATTCTGATATGATGGTACACCGTAGTTTGTATTATGAACACAAGCATCCAAGAGCCTTAGGATTGCACATTCCCTCATCATCTTATTTCTATAAGTGGAGGAGACAAGAAGTATCTAGTGGGGATTTGCAGCCATTTTGTCCAAACCTAATAACTATGATTTGTGTAAAAATACAGTTTGCTGGAGTTTGGCAAAGCAGCAACTATGAATTGCTACATAGCTTATCTCCTCCACTCATGCatagaggaagaaaaggaggagagtGCAATTTCTAGTAGCTATTGAACAGAATCCCCTATGAAATGCATAATCCCAACTCACTTGCACAGACATTGACGTTGCTTTCCATCTTCAGCCTTGCTGTAGTTGCTTTACTTTTCAGGATGGCAATGTTAATTCAAATGTggatcttctctttttttaaaaaaaatttttttttaattgtacaaAGACAACTCCAagtcaaaaaaaggaaaaaagaagaaaaggggggaaaaggaagaaaaggaagagaaaaaaagaaaggagaaaagaaaaaagaaaaaaaaggagaaagaaaaaagaaaggacctaaacaaaaacaaaaaaaggaaatacagtatatatatatatacatacatacacatacattcgCATATGAGATAtatgtacacatacatacacagagaGGAAAAAAAACTGCAACACATAAACACTAAAATGTGGTACAGATAAAAAACAATTCCTATTGTATGAACATCACTTCCCTTTATCAATTCTTCCTTATCCTGCTCTATCTTTTTTACCCCCACCAATATATCCGTATCTACCTATCTCTATTCACATATCATCTGCCAAATTGATCTTTCCTCTATTTATTATTCGTTTGTTGCTCTTTCTATATGTATTTTAATCGAAGCATATCACCAAATTtgtatttatcttttcttttttaagataatcctcaacatatttccattctgccttgCTTTTTTGTATCGGAAtatttctaattgctgctgtcatctttgccaaattcatgaattccactaatttttcttgccattcgcCAATTGTTGGtactctctctcctttccagttctttgctataagGAGGCGTGCTGCTgcacatgcatataataatatatttttcctatcaTTAGGGAAATTGTCTGGCATGCTTAATAAAAGTATttctggttttttctcaaatgtaaacCTCAGCATCTTTTTTAGCTTCTCATACACATTATTCCAAAATTCATAAATTTTATCACACTGCCACCAACAATGAAAATAATTTCCcaatttttctttgcatttccaacattctttCGAATTAGTCTTATAAATttttgctagcttttctggtgtgAGATGCCATCTATATATTatcttcatcatgttctcttttataTTTGTACAAGCTGTGAATTTCataccttccctccacagtttATCCCACTGCGTTCTATAAATTGGTCTTCCTAGGTCTTGTGCCCATCTTATCATTGTACATTTCACTTCTTCATCCTTCATTTCCCACTCTAACAGATGACTATATAATGACTATATAATTTTGCCAATGGTTTACTTTCGTTGTCTAATAATATCTCCTGTAACTTAGATTTATTATCTGCAAAACCAATTTCCCTGTGTTTGCTCAATAGACTCTGCATTTGGTGATACTGCAGCCAGCTCGAGCACTTATCCCTGATTTCATGATACGGTTTCAATAttaatttcccattttcctttatTAATAATTCCTGATACGTTAACCATTTCTTATCGTAAGTTCTGTTACTTAAAGCTGTCATCTCCAAAGGTGATGTCCACCAAGGCGTTTTGGATTCCAACAGGTGTTTATACTCCATCCAaatctttaataatgcttttttgaaaacaTGGTCTGAGAATTCTTttaaatttcctttcttttcatttaataaatatgtatgccaacctgctaaatttctaaacccttccaaatccaaaatttctttattttccaattttatccaatccttGACCCAACACAAGCCTGCCACAGCATAATAGATCTTTAAATctgggactccccacccccctctttctttaatatCAGTAAGTAACCTAAATTGAATTCTGGCTTTTTCAAATGTGGATCTTCTCAATGGTTCCCCCCCTCAATTTATTTGCCTATATTGTAAGTTGCCTAATAAGCTTCTCTCTGTATAACATTTCTAattatttcttctcttttctctccctgcccttttTATTACAAGGTTTAGGGACAATGGGACAAGGCATCGTGGCATCTCTGGTCAAGGCTAAAATTCCTGTAGTGGCTCTTGAACAGGATAAAAAGCATTTGGAGCTGGCTAGAGGAACTATCACAGCCCTGTTAGAAAAGGAAGCTTTAAGAATGCAACAGAATGGCCAAACACTGGCTGCCTCTATCCCTGGTTTGCCTCAGTTCACACTGGATTTTGGTGCACTGAAGGATGTAGATATGGTTATTGAGGCTGTATATGAGGATATGGCTCTGAAGAAGGAAATCTTCCAGAAGTTATCAGCAGTCTGCAAACCTGAGGCCTTTCTGTGCACAAACACCTCTTGCCTTGATATTGATGAGATTGCTTCTGTCACAAACCGCCCTCAGCAAGTTATTGGTACCCATTTCTTCTCACCAGCTAATAGAATGAAGCTACTAGAGATAATCCATGGTCAGCGAACATCTCCCACTGCCATTGCCACAGCCATGAGAGTTGGCAAAGCTATGGGCAAAATTGGGGTTGTGGTAGGGAACTGTTTTGGTTTTGTTGGGAACCGAATGCTGAATTCTTACACTGAGCAAACATACTTCCTTTTGGAAGAGGGCAGTACTCCAGAGGAAGTAGACAAAGCTCTGGGGGAATTTGGTTTCAAAATGGGTCCCTTCCGTGTTTCAGACCTTGCTGGGCTTGATGTGGGCTGGAGATCTAGGGAAGGGCAAGGCCTGACTGGTCCCAGCTTGCCTCTTGGCACACCTCCTCGTCAACGAGAGGGCAGACGATACAGCCCACTCCCTGATATTCTGTGCGAGAAGGGGAGATACGGCCAGAAAACTGGGAAGGGTTGGTACCAATATGATAAACCTGGGGGAAGGGTAGCAAAGTCAGATCCGTGGCTTCATAGTTTTCTTGCTGAGTACAGAAGTGCTCATGGTATTTCAGTACGCACCATTAGCCAAGATGAGATCCTGGAGCGCTGCCTATATTCCCTTGCCAATGAAGGTTTCCGGATATTATCCGATGGAATAGCTGCTTATCCAGAAGCTATTGATACCATCTACATCAATGGCTATGGCTGGCCCAGACATAGGGGTGGTCCCATGTTCTATGCTTCTGAGGTAGGGTTGCCTACGGTTCTAGCAAAATTGCAGAAGTATGCTGAGGCTAATCCTGACATACCCAGACTACAGCCCAGTGCCTTTCTGCAGAAGCTTGTAGCTTTGGGCAGCCCTCCTCTGAAAGAGTGGTCATCACTTGTGGGAACTCAGAACAGCAAGTTGTAATTGCACTGCAAGCAGTCTTGTTTTCCCATTCCAATATTTTTGACTATTCCAGTCCAGACTAAAACACAGTGCATTGTAGAACATTATCAGTGTCTCTTCTGATTCTAATACAATCTATGTTTCCTGCCTATGTGGGTGAAATATTGCTGCTTGCAGCATGCTTTTTTATCATACCTTCTTGAAATTGTGCCTGAGGGTCTCACTTGAAAACATAATACTTTCATGTCTAATGAAACTGCTCAGCCTCTCCATGAGATCATCATGGAACCTGGTTTGACAGCTCAGAAAGGGAAAGACAACTGAGAGAGAAGGCAGagagttttaaaaatacagtatatgtgacTTTCTACAGCCACTGtt containing:
- the EHHADH gene encoding peroxisomal bifunctional enzyme; the protein is MALYARGSAAVAVIRLCNPPLNTLSPATLLALERDVKHVNTDPTVKAVVICGANGKFCAGADIKGFPRIGQEDMPSLEAVVSLIEKSEKPVVAAIEDVAFGGGLELALGCHYRIANKQAWVGLPEVTLGLLPGAGGTQRLPRLIGVPAALEIITTGRHVPATEALKLGILDGIVEGKTIEAAINLAEKVVGQPLDPRRLCQKQTPRLPNMEAFLDAAFVKVKKQASGCLSPEMCFQAVKASVYLPFAEGLRRERELFMFLLTSGQAKALQYAFFAQRLVQKWALPSGASWKTAVPQPVRRAAVIGLGTMGQGIVASLVKAKIPVVALEQDKKHLELARGTITALLEKEALRMQQNGQTLAASIPGLPQFTLDFGALKDVDMVIEAVYEDMALKKEIFQKLSAVCKPEAFLCTNTSCLDIDEIASVTNRPQQVIGTHFFSPANRMKLLEIIHGQRTSPTAIATAMRVGKAMGKIGVVVGNCFGFVGNRMLNSYTEQTYFLLEEGSTPEEVDKALGEFGFKMGPFRVSDLAGLDVGWRSREGQGLTGPSLPLGTPPRQREGRRYSPLPDILCEKGRYGQKTGKGWYQYDKPGGRVAKSDPWLHSFLAEYRSAHGISVRTISQDEILERCLYSLANEGFRILSDGIAAYPEAIDTIYINGYGWPRHRGGPMFYASEVGLPTVLAKLQKYAEANPDIPRLQPSAFLQKLVALGSPPLKEWSSLVGTQNSKL